In Pirellulales bacterium, a single genomic region encodes these proteins:
- a CDS encoding cyclopropane-fatty-acyl-phospholipid synthase family protein, with translation MPRHGSSVEANAPAATTTGTSGWLERYSRRLLERQLSGLTGGTITIVVDGNARTFGSQTGSHDLQSVVTVHDSRFYSETVLGGCIGAAEAYMRGYWSCDDLTSLLRLLVVNSEVEERVQSYWAKLLKKPIQRVLHLLQRNTRRGSQENIAAHYDLGNDVFMLFLDETMMYSCALFANDDHSLREAQIAKNDRICKKLQLSANDHVLEIGTGWGGFAIHAAGHYGCRITTTTISEAQYQLATQRITDAGLAARVQVIQQDYRDLKGQYDKLVSIEMIEAVGHAFLDQYFAACSRLLKPDGQMLIQAITLQDQSHDEYLRGVDFIQRYIFPGGCLPSMSSMALSTKRASDLQLYHVEDWTPHYARTLHCWRDRFLGNADQMRALGRPEWFIRLWDFYFCYCQAAFLERQTQSVQLMFVKPRCRRRSLTPALIESVAEAVTC, from the coding sequence ATGCCGCGTCACGGTTCCTCCGTGGAGGCGAACGCTCCGGCGGCGACCACCACCGGCACAAGCGGTTGGCTGGAACGCTACTCGCGCCGCTTGCTCGAACGGCAATTGTCCGGTCTGACGGGTGGAACGATTACCATCGTTGTCGACGGAAACGCCCGGACCTTTGGCTCCCAGACCGGCTCGCACGACTTGCAATCGGTCGTCACGGTTCACGACAGCCGGTTCTACAGCGAAACGGTTCTAGGTGGATGCATCGGCGCGGCAGAAGCCTACATGCGGGGCTATTGGTCATGCGACGATCTGACGTCGCTGCTTCGTTTGCTCGTCGTCAACTCGGAAGTGGAGGAGCGCGTCCAATCTTATTGGGCGAAACTACTCAAGAAACCAATTCAGCGCGTGCTGCACCTGCTGCAGCGCAACACCCGGCGTGGGAGCCAGGAGAATATTGCGGCACATTACGATCTCGGGAACGACGTGTTCATGCTGTTTCTCGATGAAACCATGATGTATTCGTGCGCCTTGTTCGCGAATGACGACCATAGTCTGCGAGAAGCGCAGATCGCAAAGAACGACCGGATTTGTAAAAAGCTTCAATTAAGCGCAAACGACCACGTGCTCGAGATTGGAACGGGCTGGGGCGGCTTCGCGATCCACGCCGCGGGGCACTATGGGTGCCGGATTACCACGACGACGATCTCGGAAGCGCAATATCAATTGGCGACGCAACGCATCACGGATGCGGGACTGGCTGCCCGAGTGCAAGTGATTCAACAGGATTATCGCGACTTGAAGGGCCAATACGACAAGCTGGTATCGATCGAAATGATCGAAGCGGTCGGCCATGCGTTCCTCGATCAATACTTCGCCGCATGCAGTCGATTACTCAAGCCCGACGGACAAATGCTGATTCAGGCGATCACCTTGCAGGATCAATCGCACGACGAATATTTGCGCGGGGTGGATTTCATTCAGCGTTACATTTTTCCGGGTGGATGCCTGCCGTCGATGTCGAGCATGGCATTGTCCACAAAACGAGCTAGCGATTTGCAGTTGTATCACGTCGAGGACTGGACGCCGCATTATGCGCGGACGCTGCACTGTTGGCGTGACCGGTTTCTGGGTAATGCGGATCAAATGCGCGCGCTCGGACGCCCGGAGTGGTTCATCAGACTCTGGGACTTTTACTTCTGTTACTGCCAGGCAGCATTTCTGGAGCGGCAAACTCAATCTGTGCAGTTGATGTTTGTGAAGCCCAGATGCCGCCGACGGAGTCTGACGCCCGCATTGATCGAATCGGTAGCTGAAGCCGTTACGTGCTGA